In the genome of Nerophis lumbriciformis linkage group LG32, RoL_Nlum_v2.1, whole genome shotgun sequence, one region contains:
- the pisd gene encoding phosphatidylserine decarboxylase proenzyme, mitochondrial gives MVSRTSCGARHGKCRRRDLLRRVRRRGDGGGGGGGGGGRVRRAAARLRLQLPHLALQRLSVLRAGLRGSASWRRWPIAFIWYFLSASALQPLAKRVALYRSFPTRLLSRAWGRVNGVELPTWLRKPVYSLYIWTFGVNMQEAAVEDLHQYRNLGEFFRRRLKPTVRPLCSSSCLVSPADGRILHLGRVNNSEVEQVKGVTYSLENFLGPQEGRGNDATPSSFRDRLLTSADSELFHVVVYLAPGDYHCFHSPTDWRVELRRHFPGSLMSVNPGVARLVKELFCLNERVALTGQWRHGFFSLTAVGATNVGSIRVHFDQELQTNAPRYRKGSFHDQSYVAGGNQMLSREGLPLQRGELVGEFNLGSTIVLLFEAPKTFAFSVQPGQRIRVGEGLGAL, from the exons ATGGTTAGCAGGACGTCCTGTGGGGCCCGCCACGGAAAATGTCGCCGGCGTGACCTGCTGCGGCGGGTGAGGCGACGGGGAgatgggggaggaggaggaggaggaggaggaggaagggtgAGGAGAGCAGCTGCAAGATTGAG ACTGCAGCTGCCACACTTGGCTCTTCAGCGTCTGAGCGTGCTCAGAGCGGGACTGCGCGGCTCCGCCTCCTGGCGTCGCTGGCCAATCGCGTTCATCTGGTACTTCCTGTCTGCCAGCGCGCTACAGCCGCTGGCCAAGAGG GTGGCGCTCTACCGCTCCTTCCCCACGCGTCTCTTGTCTCGGGCGTGGGGTCGAGTGAATGGGGTGGAGCTTCCAACGTGGCTGCGCAAACCCGTCTACTCGCTCTACATCTGGACGTTTGGGGTGAACATGCAG GAGGCAGCGGTGGAGGACTTGCATCAGTACAGGAATCTGGGAGAGTTTTTCCGACGACGCCTCAAACCCACCGTGCGCCCGCTCTGCTCCTCCTCGTGTTTG GTGTCTCCGGCCGACGGCAGGATCCTACATTTGGGTCGCGTCAACAACTCGGAGGTGGAGCAAGTCAAGGGCGTCACGTACAGTCTGGAAAACTTCCTGGGGCCGCAGGAAGGGCGGGGCAACG ACGCCACGCCTTCCTCCTTCAGGGACCGCCTCCTGACCAGTGCGGACAGCGAGCTGTTCCACGTGGTGGTCTACCTGGCGCCGGGCGACTACCACTGCTTCCACTCGCCCACGGACTGGAGGGTGGAGCTGCGGCGACACTTCCCAG GCTCGTTGATGTCCGTCAACCCGGGCGTGGCTCGCTTGGTCAAAGAGCTCTTCTGCCTTAACGAGCGCGTGGCGCTGACGGGCCAATGGCGACACGGCTTCTTCTCCCTGACGGCGGTGGGCGCCACCAACGTGGGCTCCATCCGCGTCCACTTCGACCAG GAGCTGCAGACCAACGCCCCTCGCTACAGGAAAGGATCTTTTCACGACCAGAGTTACGTCGCCGGGGGCAACCAAATGTTATCGAGGGAGGGGCTGCCCCTGCAGAGGGGGGAGCTGGTGGGCGAGTTCAACCTGGGCTCCACCATCGTCCTCCTCTTCGAAGCGCCTAAAACCTTCGCCTTCAGCGTGCAGCCCGGGCAGAGGATCAGAGTGGGGGAGGGGCTCGGTGCTCTCTGA